A genomic window from Enoplosus armatus isolate fEnoArm2 chromosome 18, fEnoArm2.hap1, whole genome shotgun sequence includes:
- the rpl17 gene encoding large ribosomal subunit protein uL22 codes for MVRYSLDPENPTKSCKSRGSNLRVHFKNTRETAQAIKGMHIRKANKYLRDVMVKHQCVPFRRYNGGVGRCAQAKQFGWTQGRWPKKSAEFLLHMLKNAESNAELKGLDVDSLVIEHIQVNKAPKMRRRTYRAHGRINPYMSSPCHIEMILTEKEQIVPKPEEEVAQKKKVSQKKLKKQKLMARE; via the exons ATGGTCCGCTACTCTCTCGACCCCGAGAACCCGACTAAAT CATGCAAGTCGAGGGGCTCCAACCTCCGGGTTCACTTCAAG AACACCCGTGAGACAGCCCAGGCCATCAAGGGCATGCACATCCGCAAGGCTAACAAGTACCTGAGGGACGTCATGGTCAAACACCAGTGCGTCCCCTTCCGTCGCTACAACGGTGGTGTTGGACGGTGTGCCCAG GCCAAACAGTTCGGCTGGACTCAGGGACGCTGGCCCAAGAAGAGCGCAGAGTTCCTCCTGCACATGCTCAAGAACGCTGAGAGCAACGCTGAGCTCAAG GGCTTGGATGTGGACTCTCTGGTCATCGAGCACATCCAGGTCAACAAGGCCCCCAAGATGAGGAGACGCACCTACCGCGCCCACGGCCGCATCAACCCCTACATGAGCTCCCCCTGCCACATCGAGATGATCCTGACCGAGAAGGAGCAGATCGTCCCCAaaccagaggaggaggtggcccAGAAGAAAAAG GTCTCgcagaagaagctgaagaagcAGAAGCTCATGGCACGGGagtaa
- the nkx6.1 gene encoding homeobox protein Nkx-6.1, with protein MLAVGQMDGSRQSAFLLSTPPLAALHSMTEMKTPLYPAYPLSSSGPNSSTSPATTSPNPGGMAVSSPGIKSSTGLSSGLGSPQLCSSATPHGINDILSRPTAGATVAVAAAAASSSAGILSGLSRFSSLSPPPPPGLYFSPSAAAVAVARYPKPLADLPGRTPIFWPGVMQSPHWRDARFACSPHHNSVLLDKDGKRKHTRPTFSGQQIFALEKTFEQTKYLAGPERARLAYSLGMTESQVKVWFQNRRTKWRKKHAAEMATAKKKQDSETERLKGTSENEDEDDDYNKPLDPNSDDEKITQLLKKHKPSAALLLHTSENDSS; from the exons ATGTTAGCGGTGGGTCAGATGGACGGGTCCCGACAGAGCGCCTTCCTCCTCAGCACCCCCCCTTTAGCAGCTCTGCACAGCATGACCGAGATGAAGACCCCGCTGTACCCGGCTTACCCGCTCTCCTCCAGCGGCCCCAACTCCTCTACCTCACCGGCCACCACCTCTCCCAACCCGGGCGGGATGGCCGTGTCCTCCCCGGGGATCAAAAGCTCCACAGGCCTGTCCTCGGGGCTCGGCTCCCCGCAGCTGTGCTCCTCCGCCACCCCTCACGGAATAAACGACATCCTCAGCCGGCCCACCGCCGGCGCCACGGTGGCTGtggccgccgccgccgcctcctcctcggCGGGGATTCTGTCAGGGTTGTCCCGGTTCAGCAGCCTCAGCCCTCCGCCGCCTCCCGGACTTTACTTCAGCCCCAGCGCCGCGGCGGTGGCGGTGGCCCGGTATCCGAAGCCCCTGGCGGACCTCCCGGGCAGGACGCCGATCTTCTGGCCCGGAGTCATGCAGAGCCCGCACTGGAGGGACGCCAGATTTGCGTGTTCACCCC ATCATAACTCCGTGTTGCTGGACAAAGAcgggaaaagaaaacacacgaGACCCACGTTCTCTGGACAACAAATATTCGCGCTGGAAAAGACTTTTGAACAGACTAAATATCTGGCGGGGCCGGAGAGAGCGCGGCTGGCGTACTCTCTGGGAATGACCGAGAGCCAAGTCAAG GTTTGGTTCCAGAACAGAAGAACTAAATGGAGGAAAAAGCACGCGGCGGAGATGGCCACCGCCAAGAAGAAGCAGGACTCGGAGACGGAGCGGCTGAAGGGAACCTCGGAAAACGAAGACGAAGACGACGACTACAACAAACCTCTGGACCCGAACTCGGACGACGAGAAgatcacacagctgctgaagAAGCACAAGCCCTCCGCCGCGCTGCTGCTGCACACGTCGGAGAACGACAGCTCGTAA